A region of Paraburkholderia sp. BL23I1N1 DNA encodes the following proteins:
- a CDS encoding enoyl-CoA hydratase-related protein — protein MAPSLTPELFETIVYETKGAVAYVTLNRPKVLNALNQRAIGELRAAFETARDDTQVSGVIITGAGDRAFIAGADIAELASATPVEAEQHTRDGQALLNLVESLGKPVIAAVNGLALGGGCETALACTIRLAASTAKFGQPEIKLGLIPGFGGTQRLARLVGKGIALQLILTGEMITAEEALRIGLVNEIVEPSKLLARAEEILAQIAVNAPLAVRYAIAAVNRGLDGSLFEGLALEGALFALCASTEDKTEGTKAFLEKRPPKFTGR, from the coding sequence ATGGCGCCGTCACTTACCCCGGAATTGTTTGAAACGATTGTCTATGAAACGAAAGGTGCTGTGGCATACGTCACGCTGAATCGCCCCAAGGTTCTCAATGCATTGAACCAGCGAGCCATCGGCGAATTGAGGGCAGCGTTCGAAACCGCTCGGGATGATACTCAGGTCAGCGGCGTCATCATCACGGGCGCGGGCGATCGCGCGTTTATCGCGGGAGCGGATATCGCCGAACTGGCCAGCGCGACGCCCGTCGAGGCCGAGCAGCACACACGTGACGGGCAGGCTTTGCTCAACCTCGTCGAAAGCCTCGGCAAGCCCGTCATTGCGGCGGTCAACGGTCTTGCACTTGGCGGTGGATGCGAGACCGCATTGGCCTGCACGATCCGACTTGCAGCATCAACCGCGAAATTCGGGCAACCCGAAATCAAACTCGGCCTCATTCCGGGCTTTGGCGGAACACAGCGTCTTGCGCGCCTTGTCGGCAAGGGAATCGCGCTGCAGCTCATTCTCACCGGCGAGATGATCACCGCCGAAGAAGCGCTTCGTATCGGCCTTGTTAACGAAATCGTCGAGCCGTCGAAGCTTCTCGCGCGTGCAGAAGAAATTCTCGCGCAGATCGCCGTGAATGCACCCCTCGCGGTGCGCTATGCCATTGCGGCCGTCAATCGCGGACTCGACGGCTCGCTGTTTGAGGGACTCGCCCTCGAAGGAGCCTTGTTTGCGCTGTGCGCATCCACTGAAGACAAGACGGAAGGCACGAAAGCATTCCTCGAAAAACGGCCACCAAAGTTCACCGGCCGATGA
- a CDS encoding IS5 family transposase has translation MTREKRKAYPTDVSDEEWSFVAAYLTLMDESAPQRKYELREMFNALRWMARAGAAWRMLPTNFPPWELVYQQTQRWLAAGCFECMVSDLRSIIRVAQGRRGQPSAVILDGRTMQSTCESGPRAGYDGYKRKRGSKVHMAVDTLGQLLAVHVTPANEQERAQVTELARQVQQATGETVKVAFADQGYTGEAPAQAARAQGIDLQVIKLDEAKKGFVLLPRRWVVERSFGWLNRFRRLARDYERLPETLAGLHFVVFAMLMLVHAIPVLRSS, from the coding sequence ATGACAAGAGAGAAACGTAAAGCGTACCCGACAGACGTGTCAGACGAAGAATGGAGCTTCGTAGCAGCGTATCTGACGTTGATGGATGAGAGTGCACCACAGCGTAAATACGAGTTGCGCGAGATGTTCAATGCGTTGCGCTGGATGGCTCGCGCTGGGGCTGCGTGGCGAATGCTGCCGACCAACTTCCCGCCGTGGGAACTCGTGTACCAGCAGACGCAACGATGGCTGGCGGCCGGCTGTTTCGAATGCATGGTGAGTGATCTTCGTTCAATCATCCGTGTCGCGCAGGGGCGGCGGGGGCAGCCCAGCGCGGTGATCCTTGATGGCCGTACGATGCAATCGACATGTGAGAGCGGTCCACGCGCAGGCTATGACGGCTACAAGCGCAAGCGTGGCAGCAAGGTGCATATGGCGGTCGACACGCTGGGTCAGTTGCTCGCCGTACACGTGACGCCGGCCAACGAGCAGGAGCGCGCACAGGTGACAGAGCTGGCGCGCCAGGTGCAGCAGGCAACGGGAGAAACCGTGAAAGTGGCCTTTGCCGATCAGGGTTACACGGGCGAAGCTCCTGCGCAGGCCGCGCGCGCTCAGGGAATTGATCTCCAGGTGATCAAGCTCGATGAAGCGAAAAAGGGTTTTGTGCTGTTGCCACGTCGATGGGTAGTCGAGCGCAGCTTCGGATGGCTCAACCGCTTTCGACGCCTCGCTCGCGACTACGAACGCTTGCCCGAAACACTCGCAGGTCTGCATTTTGTC